ATGGCCTCGTGCACCGGCACGCTTTCTACCACGCTCCAGCGCAGGCCGGCTTGCTCAATGAGCTCCTTGCGTTGCTGAATTTCTTCGATGGGCCATACCTGGCCGTTGGGAATGTGGTGCAGGGCCGTGACGACGCCGGTACAGCCGGCCTGGCGGATATCGGCCAGACTGACCGGGTCCTGGGGGCCAAACCAGCGCATGGTTTGCTCCAGGGAATACTGCTTGTTCTGTTCCATTGCTTTGTTGAGTTACACGCCGCCAAAGATGGAAAAACCGCCGTCCACGCAAATCATGGAGCCTGTTACGAAGCGCGAAGCGTCGCTGAGCAGCCATACCAGGGCACCCTTAAGCTCGTCGGGGTGACCGAAGCGCTTGAAGGGTGTCTGCTTGATAACCAGTTCGCCGCGGGCCGTGAAGCCGCCGTCGGGAGTTGTGAGCAGACTGCGGTTTTGCTCGGTCAGAAAAAAGCCGGGAGCCAGGGCATTCATGCGCAGCTTGTCGCCGTAGCGGTTGGCCATTTCCACCGCAAACCACTGGTTGTAGCAGTCCAGAGCGGCCTTGCCCATGTTGTAGCCCAGCACCTTGGTAATGGCCCGCTTCGAGTTCATCGACGAGATATTGACGATACTGCCCCGCTCGGATTCGGCAATGGCCTCGCCGAACACCTGGGTGGGCAGAATGGCACCCCATACGTTGAGCTCCATCACCCGCTTCATGCCGGCCAGGTTCATCTTGAACACGTCTTCCTCGGGCGCCAGCACGCCGTCGGCTCCGTTGCCGCCGGCCGCATTGACCAGCCCGTCGATGCGGCCGAAGGTTTGCATCATCAGCTGGCAGGCGGCGCGTAGCTGGTCTTCGTCCAGCACGTCGGCTACCAGGGCCAGGGCCCGGCCGCCGTTGGCGTTGATGGCCATGGCCCGCTCGTGGGCTACCTCGGCGTTGCGGCCCAGAATGCCCACGGTGCCGCCGGCCTCTACGATGCCGTCCAGAAACGACTGGCCCAGAATCCCGGTGCCACCAGTCACGACAATTACTTTATCCTGCAGGGAAAAACTCTCACTCATGATGTTTAGAAAAGACGCTGCCGCGC
Above is a genomic segment from Hymenobacter cellulosivorans containing:
- a CDS encoding SDR family oxidoreductase, which codes for MSESFSLQDKVIVVTGGTGILGQSFLDGIVEAGGTVGILGRNAEVAHERAMAINANGGRALALVADVLDEDQLRAACQLMMQTFGRIDGLVNAAGGNGADGVLAPEEDVFKMNLAGMKRVMELNVWGAILPTQVFGEAIAESERGSIVNISSMNSKRAITKVLGYNMGKAALDCYNQWFAVEMANRYGDKLRMNALAPGFFLTEQNRSLLTTPDGGFTARGELVIKQTPFKRFGHPDELKGALVWLLSDASRFVTGSMICVDGGFSIFGGV